The following proteins are encoded in a genomic region of Drosophila bipectinata strain 14024-0381.07 chromosome XL, DbipHiC1v2, whole genome shotgun sequence:
- the LOC108120557 gene encoding uncharacterized protein, which translates to MPAPFVRPWFVRGCVTLIRIIFTETYLWLLVHAAAVFAVPVKRYENKIWSKVMVLDISYSSLIGIDLKAEVCLHVMVGILLYTLYRFWCRNRNNDPVPMNYRVYVFFLPYILSFLICWAITTALLGLGLYRVIYYTKNENMWVLMTQFVVGIIFKLLILVNFCTTCGRCYVKLQLLAIDIDEQRRELIRLQSFGDHLTMLFNV; encoded by the coding sequence ATGCCGGCACCATTTGTAAGACCGTGGTTTGTTAGGGGCTGCGTCACCCTTATACGTATCATCTTTACCGAGACGTACCTATGGCTCTTGGTACATGCTGCCGCCGTCTTTGCGGTGCCAGTTAAGCGCTACGAGAACAAGATATGGTCAAAGGTTATGGTCCTTGACATATCGTACAGCAGCTTGATCGGAATAGACCTAAAAGCCGAGGTCTGCCTCCATGTCATGGTGGGAATATTGCTGTATACCCTATACCGTTTCTGGTGCCGCAATCGCAACAATGACCCCGTTCCCATGAACTACCGGGTTTACGTCTTCTTTCTTCCGTACATCCTATCGTTCCTAATTTGCTGGGCCATTACTACGGCTCTGTTGGGCTTGGGACTATACAGAGTTATCTATTATACGAAGAACGAAAACATGTGGGTACTAATGACCCAATTTGTTGTGGGTATCATTTTCAAGTTGCTGATCCTGGTCAACTTCTGCACAACCTGTGGTCGCTGCTATGTGAAACTACAATTGCTAGCTATAGACATCGACGAACAGCGACGAGAACTGATTCGTCTTCAAAGCTTCGGAGATCATTTGACTATGTTGTTTAATGTCTAG